In Corallococcus silvisoli, one DNA window encodes the following:
- a CDS encoding type III polyketide synthase, whose amino-acid sequence MPSTTVHDLAPSPSVSAVGRALPSHYASQDQLIAALRDLWATKHFNLGRLEELHRNVQVGGRHLALPLEEYPALATFQQRNDAWIRVATELSEHVARQALSRAGLTPKDVDHVFFVTVTGIATPSVDARLVNRMGLREDVKRTPIFGLGCVAGAAGLARAADYLRAFPQQTALLIATELCSLTLQREDLSIPNIIASGLFGDGAACVVLRGAEAPASTAAPGPRVVASRSVFYPDTERVMGWDVVDTGFKVVLSAKVPQLVNEHIRGNVDGFLAGHGLTRRDVRHWVAHTGGPKVLEGFEAALELEAGALERSWRSLRQVGNLSSASVLFVLGETLEEAGAKPGDWGVVMAMGPGFCAEMVLVRW is encoded by the coding sequence ATGCCCAGCACGACCGTTCACGACCTCGCGCCATCCCCTTCCGTGAGCGCGGTGGGTCGCGCGCTCCCTTCGCATTACGCCAGCCAGGATCAGCTCATCGCGGCCCTGCGCGACCTGTGGGCGACGAAGCACTTCAACCTGGGGCGCCTGGAAGAGCTGCACCGCAACGTGCAGGTGGGCGGACGGCACCTGGCGCTGCCCCTGGAGGAGTACCCGGCGCTCGCGACGTTCCAGCAGCGCAACGACGCGTGGATCCGCGTGGCCACGGAGCTGTCGGAGCACGTCGCGCGCCAGGCGCTGTCGCGCGCGGGCCTCACGCCGAAGGACGTGGACCACGTCTTCTTCGTCACGGTGACGGGCATCGCCACGCCCAGCGTGGACGCGCGGCTGGTCAACCGCATGGGCCTGCGCGAGGACGTGAAGCGCACGCCCATCTTCGGCCTGGGCTGCGTGGCGGGCGCGGCGGGGCTGGCGCGGGCGGCGGACTACCTGCGCGCGTTCCCCCAGCAGACGGCGCTGCTCATCGCCACGGAGCTGTGCTCGCTGACGCTCCAGCGCGAGGACCTGTCCATCCCCAACATCATCGCCTCCGGCCTCTTCGGCGACGGCGCGGCGTGCGTGGTGCTGCGGGGCGCGGAGGCCCCGGCCTCCACCGCCGCCCCGGGCCCGCGCGTGGTGGCGTCGCGGTCGGTGTTCTACCCGGACACTGAACGGGTGATGGGCTGGGACGTCGTGGACACGGGCTTCAAGGTGGTGCTGTCCGCGAAGGTGCCGCAGCTGGTGAACGAGCACATCCGGGGCAACGTGGACGGCTTCCTCGCCGGGCACGGGCTGACCCGCCGGGACGTGAGGCACTGGGTGGCGCACACGGGCGGGCCCAAGGTGCTGGAGGGCTTCGAGGCCGCGCTGGAGCTGGAGGCAGGCGCGCTGGAGCGCTCGTGGAGGTCGCTGCGGCAGGTGGGCAACCTGTCCAGCGCGTCCGTGCTCTTCGTGCTGGGCGAGACGCTGGAGGAGGCGGGCGCGAAGCCGGGTGACTGGGGCGTGGTGATGGCGATGGGACCGGGCTTCTGCGCGGAGATGGTGTTGGTGCGCTGGTGA
- a CDS encoding fatty acyl-AMP ligase has protein sequence MKGPPLPALKHATVNAMLKATSRTSLGLVFVDASEHETSLPWSQVYRRAKRAAAGLARLGVKPGDRVALLLPTSPAFMDAYFGALLAGAVPVPLYPPVRLGRLEEYHRSTARMLQLTGAVVVLTDTRVRLLLGPSVEQARPPLGCHTVDAVMHGDEDLEVEVTPDALGLIQFSSGSTVDPKPVALTHGALVAQVAALEVAMPLSPGVMPVGVSWLPLYHDMGLIGCVLAALYYPGSLVLIPPEVFLAKPALWLRALSRHRGFVSPAPNFAYGLCLKRVKDADLQGVDLSAWMHALNGAEPVSADTLRRFAERFGRWGFSARALRPVYGLSEASLAVTFPPEGRGPRELGVDPEALAREGQARDGARTLVSVGAPVAGFEVQVRGEDGAALPERRVGRVFAKGPSLMRGYFGDAEATARVMGGEGWLDTGDLGFSADGELYLTGRAKDLVIIRGANHSPQAFEEPLLQVEGVRTGCAVALGFTPEGSEDEALLILAEWAERGDTASVEADIRAAVVEATGVQPHTVRLLEPGTLPRTSSGKLRRSEALRRYLAGALTAPRKVGAVGLAVEMAKSALAMVRAEHDS, from the coding sequence GTGAAGGGGCCGCCCCTGCCGGCGCTGAAGCACGCCACGGTGAACGCGATGTTGAAGGCGACGTCGCGCACGTCGCTGGGGCTCGTGTTCGTGGACGCCTCCGAGCACGAGACGTCCCTGCCGTGGTCGCAGGTGTACCGGAGGGCGAAGCGCGCGGCCGCGGGGCTCGCGCGGCTGGGCGTGAAGCCGGGGGACCGGGTGGCCCTGCTGCTGCCCACGTCCCCCGCGTTCATGGACGCCTACTTCGGCGCGCTGCTGGCGGGCGCGGTGCCGGTGCCGCTCTATCCGCCGGTGCGGCTGGGCCGGCTGGAGGAGTACCACCGGTCGACGGCGCGCATGCTCCAGCTCACCGGCGCGGTCGTGGTGCTGACGGACACGCGCGTGCGGCTGCTGCTGGGCCCGAGCGTGGAGCAGGCCCGGCCCCCGCTGGGCTGTCACACCGTGGACGCGGTGATGCACGGCGACGAGGACCTGGAGGTGGAGGTGACGCCCGACGCGCTGGGGCTCATCCAGTTCTCGTCCGGGTCCACGGTGGATCCAAAGCCGGTGGCGCTGACGCACGGGGCGCTGGTGGCGCAGGTGGCGGCGCTGGAGGTGGCGATGCCGCTGTCCCCGGGCGTGATGCCGGTGGGCGTGAGCTGGCTGCCGCTGTACCACGACATGGGGCTCATCGGCTGCGTGCTCGCGGCGCTGTACTACCCGGGCAGCCTGGTGCTGATTCCGCCGGAGGTCTTCCTCGCGAAGCCCGCGCTGTGGCTGCGCGCGCTGTCGCGGCACCGGGGCTTCGTGTCGCCCGCGCCGAACTTCGCCTACGGGCTGTGTCTGAAGCGGGTGAAGGACGCGGACCTCCAGGGCGTGGACCTGTCGGCGTGGATGCACGCGCTCAACGGCGCGGAGCCGGTATCCGCGGACACGCTGCGCCGCTTCGCGGAGCGGTTCGGGCGCTGGGGCTTCTCCGCGCGAGCGCTGCGCCCCGTGTATGGGCTGTCCGAGGCGTCGCTGGCGGTGACGTTCCCACCGGAAGGCCGGGGGCCCCGGGAGCTGGGCGTGGATCCGGAGGCGCTGGCGCGCGAGGGCCAGGCGCGCGACGGGGCGCGGACGCTGGTGAGCGTGGGCGCGCCGGTCGCGGGCTTCGAGGTGCAGGTGCGCGGCGAGGACGGCGCGGCGCTGCCGGAGCGCCGGGTGGGGCGCGTGTTCGCGAAGGGGCCGTCGTTGATGCGCGGCTACTTCGGGGACGCGGAGGCGACGGCGCGCGTGATGGGGGGCGAGGGCTGGCTGGACACGGGCGACCTGGGCTTCAGCGCGGACGGCGAGCTGTACCTGACGGGCCGCGCGAAGGACCTGGTCATCATCCGGGGCGCGAACCACTCGCCCCAGGCCTTCGAGGAGCCGCTGCTCCAGGTGGAGGGCGTGCGCACGGGCTGCGCGGTGGCGCTGGGCTTCACGCCCGAGGGCAGCGAGGACGAAGCGCTGCTCATCCTGGCGGAGTGGGCGGAGCGGGGCGACACCGCGTCGGTGGAGGCGGACATCCGCGCGGCGGTGGTGGAGGCGACGGGCGTGCAGCCGCACACGGTGCGCCTGCTGGAGCCCGGGACGCTCCCCCGCACGTCCAGCGGCAAGCTGCGCCGGAGCGAAGCCCTGCGGCGCTACCTGGCTGGAGCGCTGACGGCGCCGAGGAAGGTGGGCGCGGTGGGGCTCGCGGTGGAGATGGCGAAGAGCGCGCTGGCGATGGTGCGCGCGGAGCACGACTCGTGA
- a CDS encoding RibD family protein, whose amino-acid sequence MKPLVICHMLSSIDGRIVVTHWPDRDSMHREYERTADSFGADAWMCGRITMQDFAATEDVPKPPPASPLPRTDFIAREDAESFAIAVDAHGKLNWESGALDEDHLVIVLTEAVPDAHLAHLRERGVSYVFGGARDIDFARVLETLGRAFGIRTVLLEGGGGINGTLLDAGLIDEVSLLVHPTADGLPGTPTLFDRPQGATGMGAALELTHVERRDSGIVWLRYRVRPAAR is encoded by the coding sequence CGTCGTCACGCACTGGCCCGACCGGGACTCGATGCACCGCGAATATGAACGCACCGCCGACTCCTTCGGCGCCGACGCGTGGATGTGCGGCCGCATCACCATGCAGGACTTCGCCGCGACGGAGGACGTGCCCAAACCCCCACCCGCGTCTCCCCTGCCCCGCACGGACTTCATCGCCCGCGAGGACGCGGAGTCCTTCGCCATCGCCGTCGACGCGCACGGAAAGCTGAACTGGGAGTCCGGCGCCCTCGACGAGGACCACCTCGTCATCGTCCTCACCGAAGCCGTCCCCGACGCCCACCTCGCCCACCTGCGCGAGCGCGGCGTCTCCTACGTCTTCGGCGGCGCGCGGGACATCGACTTCGCCCGCGTGCTGGAGACGCTCGGCCGCGCCTTCGGCATCCGGACGGTGCTGCTGGAGGGCGGTGGCGGCATCAACGGCACCCTGCTCGACGCGGGCCTCATCGACGAGGTGAGCCTGCTCGTGCACCCCACCGCCGACGGCCTGCCCGGCACCCCCACCCTCTTCGACCGGCCCCAGGGCGCCACCGGCATGGGCGCGGCCCTGGAGCTCACCCACGTGGAGCGCCGGGACTCCGGCATCGTCTGGCTGCGGTACCGCGTGCGCCCCGCCGCCCGCTGA
- a CDS encoding isoprenylcysteine carboxyl methyltransferase family protein encodes MVTGTQGLFAGFMGLLVAERLLELVLSKRNAARAFARGGVETGQGHYRFMVAFHTLFLVACAVEVFGFHRPFWGAWSWAALAGAVVAQGLRYWAIGTLGDRWNSRIIVVPGLAPVTGGPYRFLRHPNYVAVVLELWCVPLIHGAWVTAAVFTAGNAALLFVRIRAEEAALGAVYSEAFADRPRFIPEVRRG; translated from the coding sequence CTGGTGACCGGCACCCAGGGGTTGTTCGCGGGCTTCATGGGGCTGCTCGTCGCGGAGCGGCTCCTGGAGCTGGTGCTGTCCAAGCGCAACGCGGCGCGGGCCTTCGCGCGCGGGGGCGTGGAGACGGGGCAGGGGCACTACCGGTTCATGGTGGCGTTCCACACGCTGTTCCTCGTGGCGTGCGCGGTGGAGGTGTTCGGCTTCCACCGGCCCTTCTGGGGCGCGTGGAGCTGGGCGGCGCTGGCGGGGGCTGTGGTGGCGCAGGGCCTGCGGTACTGGGCCATCGGGACGCTGGGGGACCGGTGGAACTCGCGCATCATCGTGGTGCCGGGGCTGGCGCCGGTGACGGGCGGGCCGTACCGGTTCCTGCGGCACCCCAATTACGTGGCGGTGGTGCTGGAGCTGTGGTGCGTGCCGCTCATCCACGGGGCGTGGGTGACGGCGGCGGTCTTCACGGCGGGCAACGCGGCCCTGCTGTTCGTGCGCATTCGCGCGGAGGAGGCGGCGCTCGGCGCGGTGTATTCCGAGGCGTTCGCCGACCGTCCGCGCTTCATTCCGGAGGTTCGCCGTGGTTGA
- a CDS encoding gamma-glutamylcyclotransferase family protein: protein MASGPVASRPWFAFSLDLAPAAASRHLHGLPPVPDFPEGELAEALDVDVVYDVHVPNWGGRVARLVDAPGHRLYGRLRAVASEAWPALARLETALALATEERPVRVRTASGAVVEAHAFTPANRDTSSQGPVSEAFLITLAVAAERARLPTPVIETLQAEARIVHTVQHARPDGHRPPAPSKPGIK, encoded by the coding sequence ATGGCATCTGGCCCCGTGGCTTCGCGTCCGTGGTTCGCGTTCTCCCTCGACCTGGCCCCGGCCGCGGCGAGCCGGCACCTGCACGGCCTGCCCCCGGTGCCTGACTTCCCGGAAGGCGAGCTCGCCGAGGCCCTGGACGTGGACGTCGTCTACGACGTCCACGTGCCCAACTGGGGCGGCCGGGTCGCACGGCTGGTGGATGCGCCCGGACACCGGCTGTATGGCCGCCTGCGCGCCGTCGCCTCCGAGGCCTGGCCCGCCCTGGCCCGCCTGGAGACCGCCCTCGCCCTGGCCACCGAGGAGCGCCCCGTGCGCGTTCGCACCGCGTCGGGCGCCGTGGTGGAGGCCCATGCGTTCACCCCCGCCAACCGCGACACCTCCTCGCAGGGGCCGGTCAGCGAGGCCTTTCTGATCACCCTCGCCGTCGCCGCCGAGCGCGCGCGGCTGCCCACCCCCGTCATCGAAACCCTCCAGGCCGAAGCCCGCATCGTCCACACCGTCCAGCACGCCCGCCCCGACGGCCACCGCCCTCCGGCCCCTTCGAAGCCCGGCATAAAGTGA
- a CDS encoding NAD(P)/FAD-dependent oxidoreductase produces the protein MKRHDVVVVGGGPAGLAVAIAAAQRGLDTVVLERSAAPVDKACGEGLMPSGLAALERLGALAHLDRRDSAPFVGIRYVQEDGGTAEGRLPAPGGLGVRRLALSSALTARAREVGVDLREHTHVVSHRRMGPGVRLETPVGAVEARFLVAADGLGSPLRRAEGLEVEPTGPRRFGLRRHFRRVPWSPFVEVHFASGVEAYVTPAGAERVGIAFLWEDGTVPGRVAFETLLERFPRLAERLAGAEADSQARGAGPLARMARSRIADRFALVGDAAGYVDAVTGEGLTLAFACAESLGALLPDALARGAARDTLLPYERAFQQVFRKYAWTTQALLMLARRPRLRRPVVRLLGRAPWLFERILAAVVT, from the coding sequence GTGAAGCGCCACGACGTGGTCGTGGTCGGTGGGGGCCCGGCGGGGCTCGCGGTGGCCATCGCGGCGGCCCAGCGGGGGCTGGACACGGTGGTGCTGGAGCGCTCCGCCGCGCCCGTGGACAAGGCGTGCGGCGAGGGCCTGATGCCTTCGGGGCTCGCGGCGCTGGAGCGGCTGGGCGCGCTCGCGCACCTGGACCGGCGCGACAGCGCGCCCTTCGTGGGCATCCGTTATGTGCAGGAGGACGGCGGCACGGCGGAGGGGCGGCTGCCGGCGCCCGGAGGCCTGGGCGTCCGCAGGCTGGCCCTGTCCTCGGCGCTCACCGCGAGAGCGCGGGAGGTGGGCGTGGACCTGCGCGAGCACACGCACGTCGTCTCGCACCGGCGCATGGGCCCGGGGGTGAGGCTGGAGACGCCCGTGGGGGCCGTCGAGGCCCGGTTCCTGGTCGCGGCGGACGGCCTGGGCTCACCGCTGCGCCGCGCGGAGGGGCTGGAGGTCGAGCCCACCGGCCCCCGGCGCTTCGGGCTGCGGCGGCACTTCCGGCGCGTGCCGTGGTCGCCCTTCGTGGAGGTGCACTTCGCCTCCGGCGTCGAGGCGTACGTGACGCCCGCGGGCGCGGAGCGCGTGGGCATCGCGTTCCTGTGGGAGGACGGCACCGTCCCGGGGCGCGTGGCCTTCGAGACGCTGCTGGAGCGCTTCCCCCGGCTGGCGGAGCGGCTCGCGGGCGCGGAGGCCGACTCGCAGGCGCGCGGCGCGGGGCCGCTGGCGCGCATGGCCCGCTCGCGCATCGCGGACCGCTTCGCCCTGGTGGGGGACGCGGCGGGCTACGTGGACGCGGTGACGGGGGAAGGGCTCACCCTGGCCTTCGCCTGCGCGGAGTCCCTGGGCGCGCTGCTCCCGGACGCCCTCGCCAGGGGCGCCGCGCGGGACACCCTGCTGCCGTACGAGCGCGCCTTCCAGCAGGTGTTCCGCAAGTACGCCTGGACGACGCAGGCCCTGCTGATGCTCGCGCGCCGTCCACGCCTGCGCAGGCCCGTGGTGCGGCTGCTGGGGCGGGCCCCCTGGCTCTTCGAGCGCATCCTCGCCGCCGTGGTGACGTGA
- a CDS encoding FAD-dependent monooxygenase, with product MYFAILAKRSNARHDVTVVERNPAGVTQGWGVVFWDDLLDDLYRNDPVSARWIEKNATRWDTQEVHLRSESAPHLGGPGFALGRERLLDILARRARGLGVDIRYQYDVADASAFTDAELIVACDGANSRLRQRHANHFQTQVEEGRNKFIWLGTNQVFDAFTFAFEETPAGWIWFHGYRFDRDTSTCVIECQQETWEALGFDTLGPGETLRRLEAIFQGQLKGHALFHQPRGLGKAPWLHFQRITNERWYHDNVVLMGDAAHTTHFSIGSGTKLAIQDAISLAQKLRAHDHLPTALDAYEEERRAALMAIQLAAHSSAQWFENVPSYIDPDATRFAYALLNRRGSSVWSYLLLMASQRPALRGALRTLHSSRQWIRAQRRDREAARMM from the coding sequence TTGTACTTCGCGATCCTGGCGAAGCGGTCCAACGCGCGACACGACGTCACCGTCGTCGAACGCAACCCCGCCGGGGTGACGCAAGGCTGGGGCGTCGTGTTCTGGGATGACCTGCTGGACGACCTCTACCGGAACGACCCGGTGAGCGCGCGGTGGATCGAGAAGAACGCGACGCGCTGGGACACGCAGGAGGTGCACCTGCGGAGCGAATCCGCGCCCCACCTGGGCGGCCCTGGGTTCGCGCTGGGCCGCGAGCGGCTGTTGGACATCCTGGCCCGGCGGGCGCGGGGGCTCGGGGTGGACATCCGCTACCAGTACGACGTCGCGGACGCCTCCGCGTTCACGGACGCGGAGCTGATTGTCGCCTGCGATGGCGCCAACAGCCGGCTCCGCCAGCGGCACGCCAACCATTTCCAGACACAGGTCGAGGAGGGACGGAACAAGTTCATCTGGCTGGGAACGAACCAGGTGTTCGACGCCTTCACGTTCGCCTTCGAGGAGACGCCCGCCGGATGGATCTGGTTCCACGGCTATCGCTTCGACCGCGACACCAGCACCTGCGTCATCGAGTGCCAGCAGGAGACATGGGAGGCCCTCGGCTTCGACACCCTGGGACCCGGGGAGACGCTCCGGCGGCTGGAGGCGATCTTCCAGGGCCAGCTGAAGGGCCATGCGCTCTTCCATCAGCCGCGCGGCCTGGGCAAGGCGCCGTGGCTCCACTTCCAGCGCATCACCAACGAGCGCTGGTACCACGACAACGTCGTGCTCATGGGCGACGCCGCCCACACCACCCACTTCTCCATTGGCTCGGGGACGAAGCTGGCCATCCAGGATGCCATCTCGCTCGCCCAGAAGCTGCGGGCCCACGACCACCTGCCCACCGCGCTCGACGCGTACGAAGAGGAGCGGCGTGCCGCCCTGATGGCGATCCAGCTCGCGGCGCACAGCAGCGCCCAGTGGTTCGAGAACGTCCCCAGCTACATCGACCCGGACGCGACGCGGTTCGCCTACGCGCTGTTGAATCGCCGGGGCAGCTCCGTGTGGAGCTACCTGCTGCTGATGGCCAGCCAGCGGCCCGCCCTGCGCGGCGCGCTGCGCACGCTCCACTCCTCCCGGCAGTGGATCCGC
- a CDS encoding acyl carrier protein, whose translation MVDAVTEVLAEIRRIAREELEFEGAVEPAHDLLRDLHLDSLGLTVLAVGLENRFRVMLSEEDAQGVRTVEDLARRVAARVAESKQDAGAHP comes from the coding sequence GTGGTTGATGCCGTGACGGAGGTGCTGGCGGAGATCCGCCGCATCGCCCGCGAGGAGCTGGAGTTCGAGGGCGCGGTGGAGCCCGCGCATGACCTGCTGCGCGACCTGCACCTGGACAGCCTGGGGCTGACGGTGCTGGCGGTGGGGCTGGAGAACCGCTTCCGGGTGATGCTGTCGGAGGAGGACGCGCAGGGCGTGCGCACGGTGGAGGACCTGGCGCGGCGCGTGGCCGCCCGGGTCGCGGAGTCGAAGCAGGACGCGGGAGCGCACCCGTGA
- a CDS encoding DNA/RNA non-specific endonuclease: MSLRIPTRALSPSSTPANAADTAAVPANAAVPAGAELPTNAPAGNAVVAPTGGSWKRSAAKEVAISDLQQKFGWTDESWQGRLLKAADDGGTGRRAHNGKVSAAELETYLSAPTDAQFLSSTALQQQRAALDAKLAGGAQTASVDSFDSPWQRSVAKRADLLGGNGDGQLSSEELTAYINASKANQAKGTGTAANTQWVPDQQMAALESRVAEVAGEVDPLQGVGAGGATPGLNLVKEYSRTLLDTDKNVPTFVSYMLSAADVKETPADVSRLTSTFVRDPELRSGGVTDSDYNNTGFDRGHMKPAEDSPTQAAMNESHYMTNIAPQQGNHNQQVWRTLERGVGDLVKKTGGKAYIVTGNLFLDAKGKPLPPESIETTGSKDRKIAVPTHNFKTVLLELPNGNLSMFAYLVPNAKDGPSKKEQIVPLLESSRVPVDQLEELLGQDLYAQLPKSVQEKLEKDPAASGIFQQQSLYESATLLRAQPSK, encoded by the coding sequence ATGTCGCTGCGAATCCCGACGCGAGCCCTCTCTCCGAGCTCCACGCCCGCGAATGCCGCCGACACCGCCGCCGTGCCCGCGAACGCCGCGGTGCCCGCCGGAGCGGAGCTGCCCACCAACGCGCCCGCTGGCAACGCGGTGGTGGCGCCCACGGGGGGAAGCTGGAAGCGCTCCGCCGCGAAGGAAGTGGCCATCTCCGACCTCCAGCAGAAGTTCGGCTGGACGGATGAGAGCTGGCAGGGGCGGCTGCTGAAGGCGGCGGACGACGGTGGCACGGGCCGCCGGGCCCACAATGGCAAGGTGTCCGCGGCGGAGCTGGAGACGTACCTCTCCGCGCCCACGGACGCGCAGTTCCTCTCGTCCACGGCCCTGCAGCAGCAGCGCGCCGCGCTGGACGCGAAGCTCGCGGGGGGCGCGCAGACGGCTTCGGTGGACAGCTTCGACAGCCCGTGGCAGCGGTCGGTGGCGAAGCGCGCGGACCTGCTGGGCGGCAACGGCGACGGGCAGCTCTCCTCGGAGGAGCTGACGGCGTACATCAACGCGTCCAAGGCGAACCAGGCGAAGGGGACGGGGACCGCGGCGAACACGCAGTGGGTGCCGGATCAGCAGATGGCGGCCTTGGAGAGCCGCGTGGCGGAGGTCGCGGGCGAGGTGGATCCGCTCCAGGGCGTGGGCGCTGGGGGCGCGACGCCCGGGTTGAACCTGGTGAAGGAGTACTCGCGCACGCTGCTGGACACGGACAAGAACGTGCCCACGTTCGTGAGCTACATGCTGTCCGCGGCGGACGTGAAGGAGACGCCGGCGGACGTCAGCCGGCTCACCAGCACCTTCGTGCGTGACCCGGAGCTGCGCAGCGGCGGGGTGACGGACTCCGACTACAACAACACCGGTTTCGACCGGGGGCACATGAAGCCGGCCGAGGACTCGCCCACGCAGGCGGCGATGAACGAGAGCCACTACATGACCAACATCGCCCCCCAGCAGGGCAACCACAACCAGCAGGTGTGGCGCACGCTGGAGCGCGGGGTGGGCGACCTGGTGAAGAAGACCGGGGGCAAGGCGTACATCGTCACGGGCAACCTGTTCCTGGACGCCAAGGGCAAGCCGCTGCCGCCCGAGTCCATCGAGACGACGGGCTCGAAGGACCGGAAGATCGCGGTGCCCACGCACAACTTCAAGACGGTGCTGTTGGAGCTGCCGAACGGCAACCTGTCGATGTTCGCGTACCTGGTTCCGAACGCGAAGGACGGCCCGTCGAAGAAGGAGCAGATCGTCCCGCTGCTGGAGTCGTCGCGCGTTCCGGTGGACCAGCTCGAGGAGCTCCTGGGGCAGGACCTCTACGCGCAGCTGCCCAAGAGCGTGCAGGAGAAGCTGGAGAAGGACCCCGCCGCGTCGGGCATCTTCCAGCAGCAGAGCCTCTACGAGTCCGCGACGCTGCTGCGCGCCCAGCCGTCCAAGTAA